From the genome of Campylobacter concisus, one region includes:
- a CDS encoding putative quinol monooxygenase, which translates to MIKKLFLLVFSAAFAFGAEAKVSLYELLSTLNNKSLLRQLGRENILSSKSEPGTQAIFFASAKSKPELFYLLEFYKDEAAYKKHISSAHFKKFASVSAEILASKKAIGVKKRAAFSKNLTPERLKDAYFHITNLSLLAKSDTKFEKIIKKYMQKSVDEGAYAQFAFSKKDAPNKWVLVEIYKDEASFESYRHSENYKAYAKERAGLIDEFDGFGLKNETSFSKVKF; encoded by the coding sequence ATGATTAAAAAGCTATTTTTATTAGTATTTTCGGCAGCTTTTGCCTTTGGGGCGGAGGCGAAAGTGAGCTTATACGAGCTGCTTTCAACGCTAAATAACAAGAGCTTGCTGAGACAGCTTGGCAGGGAAAATATCCTTAGCTCAAAGAGCGAGCCAGGCACACAGGCGATCTTTTTTGCAAGCGCAAAGAGCAAGCCAGAGCTATTTTACCTGCTTGAGTTTTACAAGGACGAGGCGGCTTATAAAAAGCATATAAGCTCGGCGCATTTTAAGAAATTTGCAAGCGTAAGCGCTGAAATTTTGGCTAGCAAAAAGGCTATTGGTGTAAAAAAGAGGGCTGCGTTTTCTAAAAATTTAACGCCGGAGAGGCTAAAAGATGCCTACTTTCACATCACAAATTTAAGCCTTTTAGCAAAGAGCGATACGAAATTTGAAAAGATCATCAAAAAATATATGCAAAAAAGCGTAGATGAGGGCGCTTATGCGCAGTTTGCCTTTAGTAAAAAGGATGCGCCAAACAAGTGGGTGCTGGTTGAAATTTACAAAGACGAAGCTAGCTTTGAGAGCTACCGCCACAGCGAAAACTACAAGGCTTACGCCAAAGAGCGAGCAGGGCTAATAGACGAATTTGACGGCTTTGGTCTCAAAAACGAGACCTCATTTAGCAAGGTAAAATTTTAG
- a CDS encoding subtype B tannase, protein MKGVRVAILGVCLVGACFGNELKFDESKFELKSVQVGERTLKFRAYEGIVYVAKPVSDYQVLNFYVPEGKFSDQKSAILMPNAIGGYMSAMPQKPEIQNEKPNATLEALLRGYVVASVGARGRTLKDGEKFIGKAPAAIVDLKAAVRYLKFNDKFMPGDANKIISNGTSAGGAMSALLGTSANAKEYEPYLKELGAAKADDQIYAASAYCPVTNLEHEDEAYEWMFGDLDKFERIDFASLDADSFNDRSKKPKMITGELNATQKELSRELKSKFPAYLNSLNLKDAKGHALSLDENGEGSFKEYINALISKAFTATKSSDKSTLTPKFITLDTQGCSLGYTFKFEDFITSLKRAKAVVAFDGLGLENPENDLFGDSKTPAKHFTKFAKERSLGEMAEASVIKMMNAMNYTKNNEAAKFYRIRQGTNDTDLALAVPAMLALSLKNAGKEVDFEAIWGQGHGGDYDLDELFAWIKRVVEK, encoded by the coding sequence ATGAAAGGTGTTAGAGTTGCTATTTTAGGGGTTTGTTTGGTGGGCGCTTGCTTTGGAAATGAACTTAAATTTGATGAAAGCAAATTTGAGCTAAAAAGCGTGCAAGTTGGCGAGAGGACGCTTAAATTTAGAGCATATGAAGGCATAGTCTATGTGGCAAAGCCGGTTAGCGACTATCAGGTACTAAATTTTTATGTGCCAGAGGGTAAATTTAGCGACCAAAAGAGCGCTATCCTTATGCCAAACGCGATCGGCGGCTACATGAGCGCAATGCCACAAAAGCCAGAAATCCAAAACGAAAAACCAAATGCCACCCTTGAAGCGCTTCTTAGAGGCTACGTCGTGGCAAGCGTTGGCGCTAGGGGTAGGACGCTAAAAGATGGCGAGAAATTTATCGGCAAGGCACCAGCTGCGATAGTCGATCTAAAAGCGGCCGTTAGATATCTTAAATTTAACGACAAATTTATGCCAGGCGACGCAAACAAGATCATCTCAAACGGTACGAGCGCAGGCGGCGCGATGTCGGCACTTCTTGGCACTAGCGCAAATGCAAAAGAGTATGAGCCATATCTTAAAGAGCTAGGCGCTGCAAAGGCGGATGATCAAATTTATGCCGCTTCAGCCTACTGCCCTGTGACAAATTTGGAGCATGAGGACGAGGCGTATGAGTGGATGTTTGGGGATTTGGATAAATTTGAGAGGATTGATTTTGCAAGTCTTGACGCGGACTCTTTTAACGACAGGAGCAAAAAGCCAAAAATGATCACAGGCGAGCTAAACGCCACGCAAAAAGAGCTCTCGCGCGAGCTAAAGAGCAAATTCCCAGCCTATCTAAACTCGCTAAATTTAAAAGACGCCAAAGGCCACGCGCTAAGCCTTGATGAAAACGGCGAGGGCAGCTTCAAGGAGTATATAAACGCCCTCATCTCAAAGGCATTTACCGCTACAAAAAGCAGCGACAAAAGCACGCTCACGCCTAAATTTATCACTCTTGATACGCAGGGCTGTTCGCTTGGATATACATTCAAATTTGAGGACTTCATCACTTCGCTAAAACGCGCCAAAGCGGTGGTTGCATTTGATGGCCTTGGGCTAGAAAATCCAGAAAATGACCTTTTTGGCGATAGCAAAACGCCTGCGAAGCACTTTACTAAATTTGCAAAAGAGCGAAGCTTGGGCGAGATGGCAGAGGCTAGCGTCATAAAGATGATGAATGCGATGAACTACACTAAAAATAATGAAGCGGCGAAATTTTACCGCATAAGACAGGGCACAAACGACACCGACTTAGCCCTTGCCGTACCTGCTATGCTCGCGCTTTCGCTTAAAAATGCTGGCAAAGAGGTTGATTTTGAAGCGATCTGGGGACAAGGACATGGCGGCGACTACGATTTAGACGAGCTTTTTGCTTGGATTAAAAGAGTGGTTGAGAAATAA
- a CDS encoding SDR family NAD(P)-dependent oxidoreductase, protein MKRYIAITGASSGIGAAAAKAFAKSGENLILVARRGELLKELKSEIAKFANVDVVIELCDLSKQENALSLWRNLEKFELKALINNAGFGDYNKVGEQNLDKITQMINLNIISLVTLSTLFTKKYKDKDTQLINISSIGGYKIVSNAVTYCASKFFVSAFSEGLYHELAQDKQAKMQAKVLAPAATKTEFGMVATSKENYDYDKAFKKYHTSEQMAEFLLRLYDSHYCVGSVDRDSFEFSLSKPKFDYAVKYEPKDN, encoded by the coding sequence GTGAAAAGATACATCGCCATCACTGGAGCAAGCTCAGGCATAGGAGCGGCCGCGGCAAAGGCATTTGCAAAGAGTGGGGAGAATTTGATCCTTGTTGCAAGGCGTGGCGAGCTTTTAAAGGAGCTAAAAAGCGAGATAGCTAAATTTGCAAATGTCGATGTGGTGATAGAGCTTTGCGACCTTTCAAAACAAGAAAATGCTCTTTCTCTTTGGCGTAATTTAGAAAAATTTGAGCTAAAAGCGCTTATAAACAATGCTGGCTTTGGCGACTACAACAAGGTCGGCGAGCAAAATTTAGACAAGATCACACAGATGATAAATTTAAACATCATCTCTCTTGTCACGCTCTCAACGCTCTTTACGAAAAAGTATAAGGACAAAGATACGCAGCTTATAAACATATCTTCGATAGGCGGCTACAAGATAGTGTCAAACGCCGTCACGTACTGCGCTAGCAAATTTTTCGTAAGTGCCTTTAGTGAGGGACTTTACCACGAACTAGCACAAGATAAGCAGGCAAAGATGCAAGCAAAAGTGCTGGCCCCAGCTGCCACAAAGACAGAATTTGGCATGGTGGCAACTAGCAAAGAGAACTACGACTACGACAAAGCGTTTAAAAAGTATCATACGAGCGAGCAGATGGCGGAGTTTTTGCTTCGCCTTTATGATAGCCATTATTGCGTTGGCTCGGTCGATAGAGATAGCTTTGAGTTTAGCCTAAGTAAGCCAAAATTTGACTATGCGGTCAAATACGAGCCAAAAGATAACTAG
- a CDS encoding NAD(P)H-binding protein, with protein MKKIALIAGASGAVGSEILKNLCESEYYNKVIALARHELEFTHEKLEVKIVNFDELKDEVPFIADDVFCALGTTMKVAKHKEQFYKVDVTYPLNFAKFGLECGAKRFVLLSAAGASRKSGSFYLKAKGQAEAKIKELGYSSFHIARLPLIEAERKEFRLGEYMAIKAFKFIPKGFFDEYRPMRAADIAKVIMQVAQDDHSEGVKIYSPMEYAK; from the coding sequence ATGAAAAAGATCGCCCTTATAGCTGGAGCTAGCGGTGCTGTGGGAAGTGAGATTTTAAAAAATTTATGCGAGAGTGAGTACTACAACAAGGTTATCGCCCTTGCTAGGCATGAGCTAGAATTTACTCACGAAAAGCTTGAAGTAAAGATAGTAAATTTTGACGAGCTAAAAGATGAGGTGCCATTTATCGCTGATGATGTCTTTTGCGCGCTTGGCACGACGATGAAGGTGGCAAAGCACAAGGAGCAGTTTTACAAAGTCGATGTGACCTATCCGCTAAATTTTGCGAAATTTGGCTTGGAGTGCGGCGCAAAACGTTTTGTCTTGCTCTCGGCTGCAGGTGCTAGCAGAAAGTCAGGCTCGTTTTACCTAAAGGCAAAAGGTCAAGCAGAAGCAAAGATAAAAGAGCTTGGATATAGCTCATTTCACATCGCTAGGCTGCCACTTATTGAGGCTGAGAGAAAGGAATTTAGGCTTGGCGAGTACATGGCGATAAAGGCGTTTAAATTTATCCCAAAAGGCTTTTTTGACGAGTATCGTCCGATGAGGGCGGCTGACATCGCTAAAGTGATCATGCAAGTAGCGCAAGATGACCACAGCGAAGGTGTCAAAATTTATAGCCCTATGGAGTATGCGAAGTGA